In the Brachyhypopomus gauderio isolate BG-103 chromosome 4, BGAUD_0.2, whole genome shotgun sequence genome, one interval contains:
- the ddx3xa gene encoding DEAD-box helicase 3 X-linked a isoform X10: MSHVVVDNPHGLDQQLSALDLNSADGQGGGTGRRYIPPHLRNKDAIKNDSPGWDGGRSNGFVNGYHDSRLNGGGNFGRGPPRNDRSTRGNFRGNRGGATFNQPMHNTNYGGYENKDGGWSAGVNRDAAYSSFGGRSDRGKSTFFNDRGAGSRGRYERGGLGGGGGMGNSRWVEESRDEEDWSKPTPPNERVEHELFSGSNTGINFEKYDDIPVEATGNNCPGPIDNFHDVDMGEIVMGNITLSRYTRPTPVQKHAIPIIKAKRDLMACAQTGSGKTAAFLLPVLSQIYTDGPGEALQASKASGQENGKYGRRKQYPISLVLAPTRELALQIYDEARKFAYRSRVRPCVVYGGADIGQQIRDLERGCHLLVATPGRLVDMMERGKIGLEYCNYLVLDEADRMLDMGFEPQIRRIVEQDTMPPKGVRQTMMFSATFPKEIQILARDFLEEYIFLAVGRVGSTSENITQKVVWVEESDKRSFLLDLLNATGKDSLTLVFVETKKGADALEDFLYREGYACTSIHGDRSQRDREEALHQFRSGRCPIMVATAVAARGLDICNVKHVINFDLPSDIEEYVHRIGRTGRVGNLGLATSFYNDKNSNITKDLLDILVEAKQEVPSWLESLAFEHQHKSSSRGRSKRFSGGFGARDYRQMSGGGNAFGSRSVRSAGTHGGSRGFGGNKGGFGSFGNDGYGGSYGNYSGSYTQVDWWGN; the protein is encoded by the exons ATGAGTCATGTTGTCGTCGACAATCCACACGGTCTAGATCAGCAg CTTTCTGCCCTAGACTTGAATTCTGCTGATGGGCAGGGTGGAGGCACTGGTA GACGCTACATTCCTCCACACTTGAGAAACAAAGATGCCATTAAGAATG ACTCTCCCGGGTGGGATGGCGGCCGTAGCAACGGCTTTGTTAACGGATACCACGACAGCCGCTTGAACGGCGGCGGAAACTTCGGACGCGGTCCGCCTCGCAACGATCGGAGTACCCGCGGAAACTTCCGTGGCAACAGGGGTGGAGCCACCTTCAACCAGCCCATGCATAACACAA ACTATGGAGGCTATGAAAACAAAGATGGAGGCTGGAGTGCAGGTGTGAACAGAGACGCAGCTTACTCCAGCTTTGGAGGACGTTCTGATAGGGGCAAGTCTACATTCTTCAACGACAGAGGAGCAGGATCAAGGGGGAG GTATGAACGTGGAGGattaggtggtggtggaggaatgGGGAACAGtcggtgggtggaggagtccaggGATGAAGAGGACTGGTCAAAGCCTACCCCTCCCAACGAGCGCGTGGAACA TGAACTATTCTCTGGAAGTAACACAGGGATCAACTTTGAGAAGTATGACGACATTCCTGTGGAGGCCACCGGAAACAATTGTCCGGGCCCTATCGACAAT TTCCATGACGTGGACATGGGGGAGATCGTTATGGGGAACATCACGCTGAGCCGCTACACTCGACCCACCCCCGTGCAGAAGCACGCCATCCCCATCATTAAGGCCAAGAGGGACCTGATGGCCTGCGCTCAGACAG GTTCTGGGAAGACCGCAGCCTTCCTTCTCCCAGTGCTGAGTCAGATCTACACTGATGGTCCTGGAGAGGCTCTACAAGCTTCTAAAGCCAGCGGCCAG GAGAATGGAAAATATGGGCGGCGTAAGCAGTATCCCATCTCCTTGGTCCTGGCCCCGACCAGAGAACTCGCTCTTCAGATCTATGACGAAGCCAGGAAG TTTGCGTACCGCTCCCGGGTGCGCCCGTGCGTGGTGTACGGAGGGGCCGACATCGGCCAGCAGATCCGAGACCTGGAGAGgggctgccacctgctggtggcCACGCCCGGCCGGCTGGTGGACATGATGGAGCGTGGCAAGATCGGCCTGGAGTACTGCAA CTACCTGGTCCTGGATGAAGCAGACAGGATGCTGGACATGGGGTTTGAGCCGCAGATCAGACGAATCGTGGAGCAGGACACCATGCCCCCCAAAGGTGTGCGCCAGACCATGATGTTCAGTGCCACCTTCCCCAAGGAGATCCAG ATCCTGGCCCGCGACTTCTTGGAGGAGTACATCTTCCTCGCTGTGGGCCGTGTGGGCTCCACCTCGGAGAACATCACCCagaaggtggtgtgggtggaggagagcgaCAAGCGCTCGTTCCTATTGGATCTGCTCAACGCCACAG GTAAGGACTCCCTCACTCTGGTGTTCGTGGAGACCAAGAAGGGTGCAGACGCCCTGGAAGACTTCCTCTACCGCGAGGGCTACGCCTGCACCAGTATCCACGGTGACCGCTCCCAGAGGGACCGCGAGGAGGCGCTTCACCAGTTCCGCTCCGGCCGCTGCCCCATCATGGTCGCCACAGCC GTGGCCGCTCGAGGACTCGATATCTGCAACGTGAAGCACGTCATCAACTTCGACCTGCCCAGCGACATCGAGGAGTACGTCCACCGCATCGGACGTACCGGCCGCGTAGGAAACCTCG GTTTGGCCACGTCCTTTTACAATGACAAGAACAGCAACATCACCAAAGACCTGCTGGACATCTTGGTGGAGGCCAAGCAGGAGGTCCCGTCCTGGCTGGAGAGTCTGGCGTTTGAGCACCAGCACAAGAGCAGCAGCCGGGGACGCTCCAAGAG GTTTTCTGGTGGTTTCGGGGCCAGAGACTACCGTCAGATGTCCGGGGGTGGAAACGCATTCGGCAGCCGCAGTGTCCGCAGTGCCGGGACTCACGGAGGCAGCCGGGGTTTTGGTGGTAATAAGG GTGGCTTTGGAAGTTTTGGCAACGATGGCTACGGGGGCAGCTATGGAAACTACAGTGGAAGCTACACCCAGGTGGACTGGTGGGGCAACTAG
- the ddx3xa gene encoding DEAD-box helicase 3 X-linked a isoform X9, producing the protein MSHVVVDNPHGLDQQLSALDLNSADGQGGGTGRRYIPPHLRNKDAIKNDSPGWDGGRSNGFVNGYHDSRLNGGGNFGRGPPRNDRSTRGNFRGNRGGATFNQPMHNTNYGGYENKDGGWSAGVNRDAAYSSFGGRSDRGKSTFFNDRGAGSRGRYERGGLGGGGGMGNSRWVEESRDEEDWSKPTPPNERVEHELFSGSNTGINFEKYDDIPVEATGNNCPGPIDNFHDVDMGEIVMGNITLSRYTRPTPVQKHAIPIIKAKRDLMACAQTGSGKTAAFLLPVLSQIYTDGPGEALQASKASGQENGKYGRRKQYPISLVLAPTRELALQIYDEARKFAYRSRVRPCVVYGGADIGQQIRDLERGCHLLVATPGRLVDMMERGKIGLEYCNYLVLDEADRMLDMGFEPQIRRIVEQDTMPPKGVRQTMMFSATFPKEIQILARDFLEEYIFLAVGRVGSTSENITQKVVWVEESDKRSFLLDLLNATVIPSEVQENATETPERPGKDSLTLVFVETKKGADALEDFLYREGYACTSIHGDRSQRDREEALHQFRSGRCPIMVATAVAARGLDICNVKHVINFDLPSDIEEYVHRIGRTGRVGNLGLATSFYNDKNSNITKDLLDILVEAKQEVPSWLESLAFEHQHKSSSRGRSKRFSGGFGARDYRQMSGGGNAFGSRSVRSAGTHGGSRGFGGNKGGFGSFGNDGYGGSYGNYSGSYTQVDWWGN; encoded by the exons ATGAGTCATGTTGTCGTCGACAATCCACACGGTCTAGATCAGCAg CTTTCTGCCCTAGACTTGAATTCTGCTGATGGGCAGGGTGGAGGCACTGGTA GACGCTACATTCCTCCACACTTGAGAAACAAAGATGCCATTAAGAATG ACTCTCCCGGGTGGGATGGCGGCCGTAGCAACGGCTTTGTTAACGGATACCACGACAGCCGCTTGAACGGCGGCGGAAACTTCGGACGCGGTCCGCCTCGCAACGATCGGAGTACCCGCGGAAACTTCCGTGGCAACAGGGGTGGAGCCACCTTCAACCAGCCCATGCATAACACAA ACTATGGAGGCTATGAAAACAAAGATGGAGGCTGGAGTGCAGGTGTGAACAGAGACGCAGCTTACTCCAGCTTTGGAGGACGTTCTGATAGGGGCAAGTCTACATTCTTCAACGACAGAGGAGCAGGATCAAGGGGGAG GTATGAACGTGGAGGattaggtggtggtggaggaatgGGGAACAGtcggtgggtggaggagtccaggGATGAAGAGGACTGGTCAAAGCCTACCCCTCCCAACGAGCGCGTGGAACA TGAACTATTCTCTGGAAGTAACACAGGGATCAACTTTGAGAAGTATGACGACATTCCTGTGGAGGCCACCGGAAACAATTGTCCGGGCCCTATCGACAAT TTCCATGACGTGGACATGGGGGAGATCGTTATGGGGAACATCACGCTGAGCCGCTACACTCGACCCACCCCCGTGCAGAAGCACGCCATCCCCATCATTAAGGCCAAGAGGGACCTGATGGCCTGCGCTCAGACAG GTTCTGGGAAGACCGCAGCCTTCCTTCTCCCAGTGCTGAGTCAGATCTACACTGATGGTCCTGGAGAGGCTCTACAAGCTTCTAAAGCCAGCGGCCAG GAGAATGGAAAATATGGGCGGCGTAAGCAGTATCCCATCTCCTTGGTCCTGGCCCCGACCAGAGAACTCGCTCTTCAGATCTATGACGAAGCCAGGAAG TTTGCGTACCGCTCCCGGGTGCGCCCGTGCGTGGTGTACGGAGGGGCCGACATCGGCCAGCAGATCCGAGACCTGGAGAGgggctgccacctgctggtggcCACGCCCGGCCGGCTGGTGGACATGATGGAGCGTGGCAAGATCGGCCTGGAGTACTGCAA CTACCTGGTCCTGGATGAAGCAGACAGGATGCTGGACATGGGGTTTGAGCCGCAGATCAGACGAATCGTGGAGCAGGACACCATGCCCCCCAAAGGTGTGCGCCAGACCATGATGTTCAGTGCCACCTTCCCCAAGGAGATCCAG ATCCTGGCCCGCGACTTCTTGGAGGAGTACATCTTCCTCGCTGTGGGCCGTGTGGGCTCCACCTCGGAGAACATCACCCagaaggtggtgtgggtggaggagagcgaCAAGCGCTCGTTCCTATTGGATCTGCTCAACGCCACAG TCATTCCAAGTGAGGTTCAGGAAAATGCCACTGAAACTCCTGAGAGGCCCG GTAAGGACTCCCTCACTCTGGTGTTCGTGGAGACCAAGAAGGGTGCAGACGCCCTGGAAGACTTCCTCTACCGCGAGGGCTACGCCTGCACCAGTATCCACGGTGACCGCTCCCAGAGGGACCGCGAGGAGGCGCTTCACCAGTTCCGCTCCGGCCGCTGCCCCATCATGGTCGCCACAGCC GTGGCCGCTCGAGGACTCGATATCTGCAACGTGAAGCACGTCATCAACTTCGACCTGCCCAGCGACATCGAGGAGTACGTCCACCGCATCGGACGTACCGGCCGCGTAGGAAACCTCG GTTTGGCCACGTCCTTTTACAATGACAAGAACAGCAACATCACCAAAGACCTGCTGGACATCTTGGTGGAGGCCAAGCAGGAGGTCCCGTCCTGGCTGGAGAGTCTGGCGTTTGAGCACCAGCACAAGAGCAGCAGCCGGGGACGCTCCAAGAG GTTTTCTGGTGGTTTCGGGGCCAGAGACTACCGTCAGATGTCCGGGGGTGGAAACGCATTCGGCAGCCGCAGTGTCCGCAGTGCCGGGACTCACGGAGGCAGCCGGGGTTTTGGTGGTAATAAGG GTGGCTTTGGAAGTTTTGGCAACGATGGCTACGGGGGCAGCTATGGAAACTACAGTGGAAGCTACACCCAGGTGGACTGGTGGGGCAACTAG
- the ddx3xa gene encoding DEAD-box helicase 3 X-linked a isoform X3 — protein sequence MSHVVVDNPHGLDQQLSALDLNSADGQGGGTGRRYIPPHLRNKDAIKNVSPKQFPQSWHPERNSRNKNNYQTGWEDFRTGYPRFPAQELAFCHAYSGGWPDRCASPAHTDSSVTTDGNDDAASVLSWADRCDSPGWDGGRSNGFVNGYHDSRLNGGGNFGRGPPRNDRSTRGNFRGNRGGATFNQPMHNTNYGGYENKDGGWSAGVNRDAAYSSFGGRSDRGKSTFFNDRGAGSRGRYERGGLGGGGGMGNSRWVEESRDEEDWSKPTPPNERVEHELFSGSNTGINFEKYDDIPVEATGNNCPGPIDNFHDVDMGEIVMGNITLSRYTRPTPVQKHAIPIIKAKRDLMACAQTGSGKTAAFLLPVLSQIYTDGPGEALQASKASGQENGKYGRRKQYPISLVLAPTRELALQIYDEARKFAYRSRVRPCVVYGGADIGQQIRDLERGCHLLVATPGRLVDMMERGKIGLEYCNYLVLDEADRMLDMGFEPQIRRIVEQDTMPPKGVRQTMMFSATFPKEIQILARDFLEEYIFLAVGRVGSTSENITQKVVWVEESDKRSFLLDLLNATVIPSEVQENATETPERPGKDSLTLVFVETKKGADALEDFLYREGYACTSIHGDRSQRDREEALHQFRSGRCPIMVATAVAARGLDICNVKHVINFDLPSDIEEYVHRIGRTGRVGNLGLATSFYNDKNSNITKDLLDILVEAKQEVPSWLESLAFEHQHKSSSRGRSKRFSGGFGARDYRQMSGGGNAFGSRSVRSAGTHGGSRGFGGNKGGFGSFGNDGYGGSYGNYSGSYTQVDWWGN from the exons ATGAGTCATGTTGTCGTCGACAATCCACACGGTCTAGATCAGCAg CTTTCTGCCCTAGACTTGAATTCTGCTGATGGGCAGGGTGGAGGCACTGGTA GACGCTACATTCCTCCACACTTGAGAAACAAAGATGCCATTAAGAATG TTTCTCCCAAGCAGTTTCCTCAGAGTTGGCACCCCGAGAGAAACAGCAGAAACAAAAATAACTATCAGACTGGATGGGAGGACTTTAGGACTG GTTACCCAAGATTCCCAGCCCAGGAGCTTGCCTTCTGTCACGCCTACAGTGGGGGCTGGCCAGACAGATGTG CCTCCCCCGCgcacactgacagcagtgtgaCCACCGACGGGAATGACGACGCGGCCAGTGTGCTCAGCTGGGCTGACCGCTGTG ACTCTCCCGGGTGGGATGGCGGCCGTAGCAACGGCTTTGTTAACGGATACCACGACAGCCGCTTGAACGGCGGCGGAAACTTCGGACGCGGTCCGCCTCGCAACGATCGGAGTACCCGCGGAAACTTCCGTGGCAACAGGGGTGGAGCCACCTTCAACCAGCCCATGCATAACACAA ACTATGGAGGCTATGAAAACAAAGATGGAGGCTGGAGTGCAGGTGTGAACAGAGACGCAGCTTACTCCAGCTTTGGAGGACGTTCTGATAGGGGCAAGTCTACATTCTTCAACGACAGAGGAGCAGGATCAAGGGGGAG GTATGAACGTGGAGGattaggtggtggtggaggaatgGGGAACAGtcggtgggtggaggagtccaggGATGAAGAGGACTGGTCAAAGCCTACCCCTCCCAACGAGCGCGTGGAACA TGAACTATTCTCTGGAAGTAACACAGGGATCAACTTTGAGAAGTATGACGACATTCCTGTGGAGGCCACCGGAAACAATTGTCCGGGCCCTATCGACAAT TTCCATGACGTGGACATGGGGGAGATCGTTATGGGGAACATCACGCTGAGCCGCTACACTCGACCCACCCCCGTGCAGAAGCACGCCATCCCCATCATTAAGGCCAAGAGGGACCTGATGGCCTGCGCTCAGACAG GTTCTGGGAAGACCGCAGCCTTCCTTCTCCCAGTGCTGAGTCAGATCTACACTGATGGTCCTGGAGAGGCTCTACAAGCTTCTAAAGCCAGCGGCCAG GAGAATGGAAAATATGGGCGGCGTAAGCAGTATCCCATCTCCTTGGTCCTGGCCCCGACCAGAGAACTCGCTCTTCAGATCTATGACGAAGCCAGGAAG TTTGCGTACCGCTCCCGGGTGCGCCCGTGCGTGGTGTACGGAGGGGCCGACATCGGCCAGCAGATCCGAGACCTGGAGAGgggctgccacctgctggtggcCACGCCCGGCCGGCTGGTGGACATGATGGAGCGTGGCAAGATCGGCCTGGAGTACTGCAA CTACCTGGTCCTGGATGAAGCAGACAGGATGCTGGACATGGGGTTTGAGCCGCAGATCAGACGAATCGTGGAGCAGGACACCATGCCCCCCAAAGGTGTGCGCCAGACCATGATGTTCAGTGCCACCTTCCCCAAGGAGATCCAG ATCCTGGCCCGCGACTTCTTGGAGGAGTACATCTTCCTCGCTGTGGGCCGTGTGGGCTCCACCTCGGAGAACATCACCCagaaggtggtgtgggtggaggagagcgaCAAGCGCTCGTTCCTATTGGATCTGCTCAACGCCACAG TCATTCCAAGTGAGGTTCAGGAAAATGCCACTGAAACTCCTGAGAGGCCCG GTAAGGACTCCCTCACTCTGGTGTTCGTGGAGACCAAGAAGGGTGCAGACGCCCTGGAAGACTTCCTCTACCGCGAGGGCTACGCCTGCACCAGTATCCACGGTGACCGCTCCCAGAGGGACCGCGAGGAGGCGCTTCACCAGTTCCGCTCCGGCCGCTGCCCCATCATGGTCGCCACAGCC GTGGCCGCTCGAGGACTCGATATCTGCAACGTGAAGCACGTCATCAACTTCGACCTGCCCAGCGACATCGAGGAGTACGTCCACCGCATCGGACGTACCGGCCGCGTAGGAAACCTCG GTTTGGCCACGTCCTTTTACAATGACAAGAACAGCAACATCACCAAAGACCTGCTGGACATCTTGGTGGAGGCCAAGCAGGAGGTCCCGTCCTGGCTGGAGAGTCTGGCGTTTGAGCACCAGCACAAGAGCAGCAGCCGGGGACGCTCCAAGAG GTTTTCTGGTGGTTTCGGGGCCAGAGACTACCGTCAGATGTCCGGGGGTGGAAACGCATTCGGCAGCCGCAGTGTCCGCAGTGCCGGGACTCACGGAGGCAGCCGGGGTTTTGGTGGTAATAAGG GTGGCTTTGGAAGTTTTGGCAACGATGGCTACGGGGGCAGCTATGGAAACTACAGTGGAAGCTACACCCAGGTGGACTGGTGGGGCAACTAG
- the ddx3xa gene encoding DEAD-box helicase 3 X-linked a isoform X5 — translation MSHVVVDNPHGLDQQLSALDLNSADGQGGGTGRRYIPPHLRNKDAIKNAGIAYSSGRQSGYSMPPVLSFSPKQFPQSWHPERNSRNKNNYQTGWEDFRTGYPRFPAQELAFCHAYSGGWPDRCDSPGWDGGRSNGFVNGYHDSRLNGGGNFGRGPPRNDRSTRGNFRGNRGGATFNQPMHNTNYGGYENKDGGWSAGVNRDAAYSSFGGRSDRGKSTFFNDRGAGSRGRYERGGLGGGGGMGNSRWVEESRDEEDWSKPTPPNERVEHELFSGSNTGINFEKYDDIPVEATGNNCPGPIDNFHDVDMGEIVMGNITLSRYTRPTPVQKHAIPIIKAKRDLMACAQTGSGKTAAFLLPVLSQIYTDGPGEALQASKASGQENGKYGRRKQYPISLVLAPTRELALQIYDEARKFAYRSRVRPCVVYGGADIGQQIRDLERGCHLLVATPGRLVDMMERGKIGLEYCNYLVLDEADRMLDMGFEPQIRRIVEQDTMPPKGVRQTMMFSATFPKEIQILARDFLEEYIFLAVGRVGSTSENITQKVVWVEESDKRSFLLDLLNATGKDSLTLVFVETKKGADALEDFLYREGYACTSIHGDRSQRDREEALHQFRSGRCPIMVATAVAARGLDICNVKHVINFDLPSDIEEYVHRIGRTGRVGNLGLATSFYNDKNSNITKDLLDILVEAKQEVPSWLESLAFEHQHKSSSRGRSKRFSGGFGARDYRQMSGGGNAFGSRSVRSAGTHGGSRGFGGNKGGFGSFGNDGYGGSYGNYSGSYTQVDWWGN, via the exons ATGAGTCATGTTGTCGTCGACAATCCACACGGTCTAGATCAGCAg CTTTCTGCCCTAGACTTGAATTCTGCTGATGGGCAGGGTGGAGGCACTGGTA GACGCTACATTCCTCCACACTTGAGAAACAAAGATGCCATTAAGAATG CAGGAATTGCTTATTCCTCTGGTAGACAGAGCGGTTATTCAATGCCACCAGTACTGAGCT TTTCTCCCAAGCAGTTTCCTCAGAGTTGGCACCCCGAGAGAAACAGCAGAAACAAAAATAACTATCAGACTGGATGGGAGGACTTTAGGACTG GTTACCCAAGATTCCCAGCCCAGGAGCTTGCCTTCTGTCACGCCTACAGTGGGGGCTGGCCAGACAGATGTG ACTCTCCCGGGTGGGATGGCGGCCGTAGCAACGGCTTTGTTAACGGATACCACGACAGCCGCTTGAACGGCGGCGGAAACTTCGGACGCGGTCCGCCTCGCAACGATCGGAGTACCCGCGGAAACTTCCGTGGCAACAGGGGTGGAGCCACCTTCAACCAGCCCATGCATAACACAA ACTATGGAGGCTATGAAAACAAAGATGGAGGCTGGAGTGCAGGTGTGAACAGAGACGCAGCTTACTCCAGCTTTGGAGGACGTTCTGATAGGGGCAAGTCTACATTCTTCAACGACAGAGGAGCAGGATCAAGGGGGAG GTATGAACGTGGAGGattaggtggtggtggaggaatgGGGAACAGtcggtgggtggaggagtccaggGATGAAGAGGACTGGTCAAAGCCTACCCCTCCCAACGAGCGCGTGGAACA TGAACTATTCTCTGGAAGTAACACAGGGATCAACTTTGAGAAGTATGACGACATTCCTGTGGAGGCCACCGGAAACAATTGTCCGGGCCCTATCGACAAT TTCCATGACGTGGACATGGGGGAGATCGTTATGGGGAACATCACGCTGAGCCGCTACACTCGACCCACCCCCGTGCAGAAGCACGCCATCCCCATCATTAAGGCCAAGAGGGACCTGATGGCCTGCGCTCAGACAG GTTCTGGGAAGACCGCAGCCTTCCTTCTCCCAGTGCTGAGTCAGATCTACACTGATGGTCCTGGAGAGGCTCTACAAGCTTCTAAAGCCAGCGGCCAG GAGAATGGAAAATATGGGCGGCGTAAGCAGTATCCCATCTCCTTGGTCCTGGCCCCGACCAGAGAACTCGCTCTTCAGATCTATGACGAAGCCAGGAAG TTTGCGTACCGCTCCCGGGTGCGCCCGTGCGTGGTGTACGGAGGGGCCGACATCGGCCAGCAGATCCGAGACCTGGAGAGgggctgccacctgctggtggcCACGCCCGGCCGGCTGGTGGACATGATGGAGCGTGGCAAGATCGGCCTGGAGTACTGCAA CTACCTGGTCCTGGATGAAGCAGACAGGATGCTGGACATGGGGTTTGAGCCGCAGATCAGACGAATCGTGGAGCAGGACACCATGCCCCCCAAAGGTGTGCGCCAGACCATGATGTTCAGTGCCACCTTCCCCAAGGAGATCCAG ATCCTGGCCCGCGACTTCTTGGAGGAGTACATCTTCCTCGCTGTGGGCCGTGTGGGCTCCACCTCGGAGAACATCACCCagaaggtggtgtgggtggaggagagcgaCAAGCGCTCGTTCCTATTGGATCTGCTCAACGCCACAG GTAAGGACTCCCTCACTCTGGTGTTCGTGGAGACCAAGAAGGGTGCAGACGCCCTGGAAGACTTCCTCTACCGCGAGGGCTACGCCTGCACCAGTATCCACGGTGACCGCTCCCAGAGGGACCGCGAGGAGGCGCTTCACCAGTTCCGCTCCGGCCGCTGCCCCATCATGGTCGCCACAGCC GTGGCCGCTCGAGGACTCGATATCTGCAACGTGAAGCACGTCATCAACTTCGACCTGCCCAGCGACATCGAGGAGTACGTCCACCGCATCGGACGTACCGGCCGCGTAGGAAACCTCG GTTTGGCCACGTCCTTTTACAATGACAAGAACAGCAACATCACCAAAGACCTGCTGGACATCTTGGTGGAGGCCAAGCAGGAGGTCCCGTCCTGGCTGGAGAGTCTGGCGTTTGAGCACCAGCACAAGAGCAGCAGCCGGGGACGCTCCAAGAG GTTTTCTGGTGGTTTCGGGGCCAGAGACTACCGTCAGATGTCCGGGGGTGGAAACGCATTCGGCAGCCGCAGTGTCCGCAGTGCCGGGACTCACGGAGGCAGCCGGGGTTTTGGTGGTAATAAGG GTGGCTTTGGAAGTTTTGGCAACGATGGCTACGGGGGCAGCTATGGAAACTACAGTGGAAGCTACACCCAGGTGGACTGGTGGGGCAACTAG